A window of the Streptomyces albireticuli genome harbors these coding sequences:
- a CDS encoding B3/4 domain-containing protein → MTMDLDAVAGSVRVDEAVRALRPDLAVLVIAADGLPTGPTDAWSRGLLKEAADGAAGLDVTAEPHIAAWRQAYTAFGARPGRTRNSAEALARRAAAGLPEVNLLVDAYNAVSVAHRLPVGGEDLDAYAGAPRLVRAVGDERFDTAASGEPAVEHPEPGEVVWCDDLGVTCRRWNHRQCVRTRITETTTRALFLLERLDPMPLDALDAAAEDLLARLRERAPELRAVTRLVR, encoded by the coding sequence ATGACCATGGATCTCGACGCGGTGGCCGGGAGCGTGCGGGTCGACGAGGCCGTGCGCGCGCTGCGGCCCGACCTCGCCGTCCTGGTGATCGCCGCGGACGGGCTGCCGACGGGCCCGACCGACGCCTGGTCGCGCGGCCTGCTCAAGGAGGCCGCGGACGGCGCCGCCGGGCTCGACGTGACCGCCGAGCCGCACATCGCCGCCTGGCGGCAGGCGTACACCGCGTTCGGCGCCAGACCTGGCCGCACCCGCAACAGCGCCGAGGCCCTCGCCCGCCGGGCCGCCGCCGGCCTGCCCGAGGTCAACCTCCTCGTCGACGCCTACAACGCCGTCTCCGTCGCCCACCGTCTCCCGGTCGGCGGCGAGGACCTCGACGCGTACGCGGGCGCCCCGCGCCTGGTCCGGGCCGTGGGCGACGAGCGCTTCGACACCGCCGCGAGCGGCGAGCCGGCCGTGGAGCACCCCGAGCCCGGCGAGGTCGTCTGGTGCGACGACCTCGGCGTCACCTGCCGCCGCTGGAACCACCGCCAGTGCGTGCGGACCCGGATCACGGAGACCACGACCCGCGCGCTGTTCCTCCTCGAACGGCTCGACCCCATGCCGCTCGACGCGCTCGACGCGGCGGCCGAGGACCTCCTGGCCCGGCTGCGTGAGCGGGCCCCGGAGCTGCGCGCGGTCACCCGCCTCGTCCGCTGA
- a CDS encoding helix-turn-helix domain-containing protein, with translation MSDSTADDRPGDERAPGRPGDDRTVMEAVAARARALRKERGWSLDALAARARVSKGMLVALENGRSNPNLATLIRLCDAFAVPLTDLLQQPATPLLAPSPPEEQPVLWTGPDGGTGRLLTGAAQPVGAELWHWRLAPGEEHHSEAHLAGTVELLHVLSGTLTVTVGGQETVLPEGHGLRMAGDHPHGYANRTGEEVVYTGVVLVP, from the coding sequence ATGAGCGACAGCACGGCGGACGACCGACCGGGTGACGAGCGGGCCCCGGGGCGGCCCGGCGACGACCGGACCGTGATGGAGGCGGTCGCCGCCCGCGCCCGCGCGCTCCGTAAGGAGCGCGGCTGGAGCCTGGACGCCCTGGCCGCCCGGGCGCGCGTCAGCAAGGGCATGCTCGTCGCCCTGGAGAACGGGCGTTCCAACCCCAACCTCGCCACCCTGATCCGGCTCTGCGACGCCTTCGCCGTGCCGCTCACGGACCTGCTCCAGCAGCCCGCGACGCCGCTCCTGGCGCCGTCGCCGCCCGAGGAGCAGCCGGTGCTGTGGACCGGCCCGGACGGCGGCACGGGCAGGCTGCTGACCGGCGCCGCCCAGCCCGTCGGCGCCGAGCTGTGGCACTGGCGGCTCGCGCCCGGCGAGGAGCACCACAGCGAGGCCCACCTCGCGGGGACGGTCGAGCTCCTGCACGTGCTGAGCGGGACCCTCACCGTCACGGTCGGCGGGCAGGAGACCGTACTGCCGGAGGGGCACGGGCTGCGCATGGCGGGCGACCACCCGCACGGCTACGCCAACCGCACCGGCGAGGAGGTCGTCTACACGGGCGTCGTGCTCGTACCCTGA
- a CDS encoding helicase HerA-like domain-containing protein, whose product MSRSPSSPAPSGADSVTRIAEGYVFEGPALDLGALLWPDGTGLGCRPDVPVRVPLAVLNRHGLVAGATGTGKTKTLQLLAEQLSDQGVPVFLADIKGDVSGISAPGAEGDKVRQRAAEVGQDWSPAGFPTEFYALGGIGTGVPLRATVTDFGPVLLAKVLGLNPTQEQSLGLIFHYADGKGLELIDLKDLRAVVAFLTSDEGRPELKGIGGLSSQTAGVILRALTAFEQQGAGPFFGEPAFDTAELLRTAPDGRGTVSVLELPAVQDRPQLFSTFLMWLLADLFQGLPEVGDLDRPKLVFFFDEAHLLFKGASKAFLESITQTVRLIRSKGVGIFFVTQSPRDVPADVLGQLGSRVQHALRAFTPDDAKALKATVSTFPVSPYDLEEVLTGLGTGEAVVTVLSEKGAPTPVAATRLRAPRSLMGPVDAAALEGAVRASEPYGRYAQAVDRESAYEKLTAAAGAAPAEAPPEEPARRPEAKRPEPSLVEQVVGSGVFKSLARSVGTQIGREITRSLFGTTRRRRR is encoded by the coding sequence ATGAGCCGCAGCCCTTCTTCCCCGGCCCCTTCCGGCGCCGATTCCGTCACACGCATCGCCGAGGGCTACGTGTTCGAGGGACCCGCGCTCGATCTGGGCGCCCTGCTCTGGCCGGACGGCACGGGCCTGGGCTGCCGGCCCGACGTCCCGGTGCGGGTGCCGCTCGCCGTGCTCAACCGCCACGGCCTCGTCGCGGGCGCCACGGGCACGGGCAAGACCAAGACCCTCCAACTGCTCGCCGAACAGCTGTCCGACCAGGGTGTTCCCGTCTTCCTGGCCGACATCAAGGGCGACGTCTCCGGGATCTCGGCCCCCGGCGCCGAGGGCGACAAGGTCCGGCAGCGGGCCGCGGAGGTGGGGCAGGACTGGTCACCGGCCGGCTTCCCCACGGAGTTCTACGCGCTCGGCGGCATCGGTACGGGCGTACCGCTGCGCGCGACGGTCACCGACTTCGGGCCCGTGCTCCTGGCCAAGGTCCTGGGGCTCAACCCGACGCAGGAGCAGTCGCTCGGCCTGATCTTCCACTACGCGGACGGCAAGGGCCTGGAGCTGATCGACCTCAAGGACCTGCGGGCCGTCGTCGCCTTCCTGACGTCGGACGAGGGCAGGCCGGAGCTGAAGGGCATCGGCGGGCTGTCCTCGCAGACCGCGGGCGTCATCCTGCGCGCGCTCACCGCCTTCGAACAGCAGGGCGCGGGGCCGTTCTTCGGCGAGCCCGCGTTCGACACGGCGGAGCTGCTGCGCACCGCGCCGGACGGGCGCGGCACCGTCTCGGTGCTCGAACTCCCGGCCGTCCAGGACCGACCGCAGCTGTTCTCGACGTTCCTGATGTGGCTGCTCGCCGACCTCTTCCAGGGGCTGCCCGAGGTCGGCGACCTGGACCGGCCCAAGCTGGTGTTCTTCTTCGACGAGGCGCACCTGCTCTTCAAGGGCGCGTCCAAGGCGTTCCTGGAGTCGATCACGCAGACGGTGCGGCTGATCCGTTCGAAGGGCGTCGGGATCTTCTTCGTCACGCAGTCGCCGCGCGACGTGCCCGCCGATGTGCTGGGCCAGCTCGGCAGCCGGGTGCAGCACGCGCTGCGGGCCTTCACGCCGGACGACGCGAAGGCGCTCAAGGCGACGGTGTCGACGTTCCCGGTCTCGCCGTACGACCTGGAGGAGGTGCTCACCGGGCTCGGCACGGGCGAGGCGGTGGTCACGGTGCTGAGCGAGAAGGGCGCGCCGACGCCGGTCGCGGCGACCCGGCTGCGGGCGCCGCGGTCGCTGATGGGGCCGGTGGACGCGGCGGCGCTGGAGGGCGCGGTCCGGGCGTCGGAACCGTACGGACGTTATGCACAGGCTGTGGACCGCGAATCGGCGTACGAGAAACTCACGGCGGCGGCCGGGGCGGCTCCGGCCGAAGCGCCGCCGGAGGAGCCCGCGAGGCGGCCGGAGGCGAAGCGGCCGGAACCCTCGCTCGTCGAACAGGTCGTCGGCAGCGGTGTGTTCAAGTCCCTCGCCCGCTCGGTCGGCACCCAGATCGGCCGGGAGATCACCCGTTCGCTCTTCGGCACGACCCGCCGGCGCCGCCGCTGA
- a CDS encoding type II toxin-antitoxin system VapB family antitoxin — translation MIFKRIGNGRPYPDHGRESTRQWADVAPRPVRLDQLVTTKQQLDLETLLAEDSTFYGDLFAHVVKWQGDLYLEDGLHRAVRAALQQRQVLHARVLELG, via the coding sequence GTGATCTTCAAGCGCATCGGAAACGGGCGGCCGTACCCCGACCACGGCCGGGAGAGCACCCGGCAGTGGGCGGACGTCGCCCCCCGCCCGGTGCGGCTCGACCAGTTGGTGACCACCAAGCAGCAGCTCGACCTCGAGACCCTGCTGGCCGAGGACTCGACGTTCTACGGCGATCTGTTCGCCCACGTCGTGAAGTGGCAGGGCGACCTCTATCTGGAGGACGGCCTGCACCGCGCGGTGCGCGCCGCGCTCCAGCAGCGCCAGGTGCTGCACGCCCGCGTGCTCGAACTGGGCTGA
- a CDS encoding LytR C-terminal domain-containing protein, protein MSMLTPPGMGGKYRITGRRFPHMRRPRNRRRIVLAVAAAATALALAGWGTLQLVDVFSGGSADETTQAAHGKGTQGTKSGKEGKEDCKAVPRALPKPDEITVNVYNATPRGGLAKATADELRKRGFKVGKWENAPALYDRKVEGTGLLLGAPEAVDGALKVLGTQLAGTQVKNDQRTNGEVDLIIGAQFKELTPRQDADRALTALGGQPKPMETPAKC, encoded by the coding sequence ATGAGCATGCTCACCCCTCCCGGCATGGGTGGAAAGTACCGCATCACGGGCCGTCGGTTCCCGCACATGCGCCGCCCCAGAAACCGCCGCCGGATCGTGCTCGCCGTGGCCGCCGCGGCCACGGCGCTCGCGCTGGCCGGATGGGGCACGCTCCAGCTCGTCGACGTCTTCTCGGGCGGCAGCGCCGACGAGACGACGCAGGCGGCGCACGGCAAGGGAACGCAGGGCACGAAGAGCGGCAAGGAAGGCAAGGAAGACTGCAAGGCCGTGCCCAGGGCACTGCCGAAGCCCGACGAGATCACCGTCAACGTCTACAACGCCACACCACGCGGCGGGCTCGCCAAGGCCACCGCCGACGAGCTCCGCAAGCGCGGCTTCAAGGTCGGCAAGTGGGAGAACGCCCCCGCCCTCTACGACCGTAAGGTCGAGGGCACGGGGCTGCTGCTGGGCGCCCCGGAGGCCGTCGACGGGGCGCTGAAGGTGCTCGGCACACAGCTCGCCGGCACCCAGGTCAAGAACGATCAGCGGACGAACGGCGAGGTCGATCTGATCATCGGCGCGCAGTTCAAGGAGCTCACGCCGCGGCAGGATGCCGACCGGGCACTGACGGCGCTGGGCGGGCAGCCGAAGCCGATGGAGACCCCGGCGAAGTGCTGA